One window of Streptomyces sp. NBC_00273 genomic DNA carries:
- a CDS encoding TetR/AcrR family transcriptional regulator, with amino-acid sequence MTETSPTPSRRRAAPMEPDQRRAMIVAAALPLVIEYGASVSTAKIARAAGIGEGTIFRAFADKDALLAACMAEAVRPDDTLAHLESIALDQPLAARLTEAAEVMRGYMTRMGAVVGALASAGRLERPAPANSGKDGRSPDREASLAAPRAALAALFGPDQNSLRLAPERLADAFQLMLMSAGRPGAPDPLTTEELVDLFLNGALTTPGEAR; translated from the coding sequence ATGACAGAGACCTCTCCCACTCCCTCCCGGCGCCGTGCGGCGCCCATGGAACCCGACCAGCGCCGCGCGATGATCGTCGCCGCGGCCCTCCCCCTCGTCATCGAGTACGGCGCATCTGTGTCCACAGCAAAGATCGCGCGCGCGGCAGGCATTGGAGAGGGAACGATCTTCCGGGCCTTCGCCGACAAGGACGCCCTGCTCGCGGCCTGCATGGCCGAGGCGGTACGTCCCGACGACACCCTCGCCCACCTGGAATCGATCGCACTGGACCAGCCACTGGCGGCCCGGCTCACCGAGGCGGCCGAGGTGATGCGCGGCTACATGACGCGCATGGGCGCCGTGGTCGGCGCCCTCGCGTCGGCCGGGCGACTCGAACGCCCTGCACCTGCCAATTCCGGCAAGGACGGCCGTTCCCCGGATCGCGAAGCGAGCCTCGCAGCGCCCCGCGCGGCCCTGGCCGCCCTGTTCGGCCCCGACCAGAACTCCCTGCGGCTGGCCCCGGAACGGCTCGCGGACGCCTTCCAGCTCATGCTCATGTCTGCCGGCCGCCCCGGCGCCCCGGATCCACTGACTACCGAAGAACTGGTGGACCTCTTCCTCAACGGCGCGCTCACCACCCCGGGGGAGGCCCGGTGA
- a CDS encoding matrixin family metalloprotease: MSAQSGKAAGDPPAVAPTPGDAKVATDYLRIFGYLPEDVPLASDAGRAALRASQAMALLPTTGVVDEATRKVFEQPRCGFPDRQGTEEPGQAKLPGGVGEFVAFGTVWDHAVITYRINNLSPDFDGARQRTLIREAWARWAAVVPLVFEETTATPDVEIRFATGTHGDGSPFDGPGNVLAHAFFPPPNGGALAGDAHFDEDERWQDGIRAGGFDLFTVAVHEFGHSLGLNHTSVPNSTMNPFYPTPSTPATDDRAGVRNIYRRHIWASSLYRDVLGRRFDNNGLDYWVRKLFSNTSVDQVARAFLYSLENSGRLATDLYFTLLDRAPEPAGLNHWRTQLAGGLGRQAAIVAFLDSAEYRGKYPANDAFIDSLYRRLLRRPPDAGGFQYWKSAMTGGMSRYEVARGFVLSDEYCRAYARSLYLRYLRREPEQGGWDGWTGRLKAGLNHQDAETGFAASPEYQNAVVNWW; the protein is encoded by the coding sequence ATGTCTGCCCAAAGCGGAAAGGCCGCGGGTGACCCACCCGCCGTCGCACCCACTCCAGGCGATGCCAAAGTCGCCACGGACTACCTGCGCATCTTCGGTTATCTCCCCGAGGACGTCCCGCTCGCGAGCGACGCCGGACGCGCCGCATTACGCGCCTCACAGGCCATGGCACTGCTGCCGACCACGGGCGTCGTCGACGAGGCCACCCGCAAGGTCTTCGAGCAGCCCCGCTGCGGGTTCCCGGACCGGCAGGGCACCGAGGAGCCGGGTCAGGCCAAGTTGCCCGGCGGCGTCGGCGAGTTCGTCGCGTTCGGCACCGTCTGGGACCATGCGGTGATCACCTACCGCATCAACAACCTCAGCCCCGATTTCGACGGGGCCCGGCAGCGGACCCTCATCCGCGAGGCCTGGGCACGCTGGGCGGCGGTCGTCCCGCTGGTCTTCGAGGAGACCACCGCGACGCCCGACGTCGAGATCAGGTTCGCCACGGGTACGCACGGCGACGGTTCGCCCTTCGACGGCCCGGGCAACGTTCTCGCCCATGCCTTCTTCCCGCCGCCCAACGGCGGCGCCCTCGCCGGGGACGCCCACTTCGACGAGGACGAGCGCTGGCAGGATGGCATCCGGGCCGGCGGCTTCGACCTGTTCACGGTCGCCGTCCACGAGTTCGGGCACTCGCTCGGCCTGAACCACACCTCCGTGCCGAACTCGACGATGAACCCGTTCTATCCCACGCCCAGCACACCGGCGACGGATGACCGGGCCGGCGTACGGAACATCTACCGGCGCCACATCTGGGCCTCGTCCCTCTACCGAGACGTACTGGGCCGTCGGTTCGACAACAACGGCTTGGACTACTGGGTACGCAAGCTGTTCTCCAACACGAGCGTCGACCAGGTCGCCCGCGCCTTCCTGTACTCGCTGGAGAACTCGGGCCGCCTGGCCACCGACCTGTACTTCACGCTCCTCGACCGCGCCCCCGAGCCGGCCGGCCTGAATCACTGGCGCACCCAGCTAGCCGGTGGCCTCGGCCGTCAGGCCGCGATCGTCGCCTTCCTGGACAGCGCCGAGTACCGCGGCAAGTATCCGGCGAACGACGCCTTCATCGACTCGCTGTACCGTCGGCTGCTACGCCGCCCGCCGGACGCCGGCGGCTTCCAGTACTGGAAGTCCGCGATGACGGGCGGGATGAGCCGCTACGAGGTGGCCCGTGGCTTCGTCCTGTCCGACGAGTACTGCCGGGCCTACGCCCGCAGCCTCTACCTGCGCTACCTGCGTCGCGAACCGGAACAGGGGGGCTGGGACGGCTGGACCGGCCGGCTCAAGGCGGGCCTGAACCACCAGGACGCCGAAACCGGCTTCGCCGCCTCGCCCGAGTACCAGAACGCCGTCGTCAACTGGTGGTGA
- a CDS encoding MFS transporter, translated as MTTIDAYDALAPRRRTAITFGLLGCAFLAMLDGTVVGTALPRIVEQIGGDGSWYVWLVTAYLLASSVSVPVYGRFSDLYGRRRLLLGGLTVFLVASLACGLAGSMTVLIASRAVQGLGAGALLALGMTLIRDLHPPSRTLGLIRMQTVLATMMVLGMVGGPIIGGLLADHAGWRWAFWLNLPIGLVASAVLARFLPDHRPTTAPSGRLDVAGIALLAAGLSLALTGLSLKGNTAAGHPPSWTDPAVAGCLLSGLALLALLVPVERRAAVPVLPMRLFQHRTYSALLAAGFFFQVAALPVGVFLPLYFQYVRGHSATVSGLLLLPLLIGMVLGNRLTATAVLRSGQTKPALLAGAGLLALGTSAFFALDTTTPPTWTCVWLLIAGLGTGPAMGGITIATQNCVPHADMGTATAGSTLTKQIGGAFGLASGQSLMSHHATPASAIGSTIAWSGAIAGLLALAALLLMRNIIIPTPASRRIVPTARTATPTTGESPA; from the coding sequence GTGACCACAATTGATGCGTACGACGCGCTCGCGCCCCGGCGCCGGACGGCGATCACGTTTGGCCTACTGGGCTGCGCCTTCCTGGCCATGCTTGACGGAACCGTGGTCGGCACCGCCCTGCCGCGCATCGTCGAGCAGATCGGCGGTGACGGTTCCTGGTACGTCTGGCTCGTCACCGCCTACCTGCTCGCCTCCTCGGTCAGCGTCCCGGTCTACGGCCGCTTCTCCGACCTGTACGGCCGCCGCCGGTTACTGCTCGGCGGACTCACCGTGTTCCTGGTCGCCTCGCTCGCCTGCGGCCTGGCCGGGTCCATGACGGTGCTGATCGCCTCCCGTGCCGTGCAGGGTCTGGGTGCCGGAGCCCTGCTCGCCCTCGGCATGACCCTGATCCGCGACCTCCATCCGCCCTCCCGGACGCTGGGCCTCATCCGGATGCAGACGGTCCTGGCCACGATGATGGTGCTCGGCATGGTGGGCGGTCCGATCATCGGCGGGCTGCTGGCCGACCACGCCGGCTGGCGCTGGGCGTTCTGGCTCAACCTCCCCATCGGCCTCGTCGCCTCGGCCGTCCTGGCCCGGTTCCTGCCCGACCACCGCCCCACTACGGCGCCATCCGGCCGCCTCGACGTGGCAGGGATCGCGCTGCTCGCCGCCGGTCTCTCCCTGGCTCTGACCGGCCTCAGCCTCAAAGGCAACACCGCCGCCGGGCACCCCCCGTCCTGGACCGACCCCGCCGTCGCGGGGTGCCTGCTCAGCGGCCTGGCTCTGCTCGCCCTGCTCGTTCCCGTCGAGCGGCGCGCGGCCGTCCCCGTACTGCCCATGCGACTGTTCCAACACCGCACCTACAGTGCCCTACTGGCCGCCGGCTTCTTCTTCCAGGTCGCCGCGCTGCCGGTCGGAGTCTTCCTACCGCTGTACTTCCAGTACGTTCGCGGCCACTCGGCCACTGTCTCCGGCCTCCTGCTCCTCCCCCTGCTCATCGGCATGGTGCTGGGCAATCGGCTCACCGCCACCGCCGTCCTGCGCAGCGGACAAACAAAGCCCGCGCTCCTGGCCGGCGCCGGGCTGCTCGCCCTCGGCACATCCGCCTTCTTCGCCCTGGACACCACGACACCGCCGACGTGGACGTGCGTATGGCTGCTCATCGCCGGACTGGGCACCGGACCGGCCATGGGCGGCATCACCATCGCGACCCAGAACTGCGTCCCGCACGCCGACATGGGCACCGCCACCGCAGGCTCCACCCTCACCAAGCAGATCGGCGGCGCATTCGGTCTGGCAAGTGGCCAGTCCCTGATGAGCCATCACGCCACTCCCGCGTCCGCGATCGGATCCACCATCGCCTGGAGCGGTGCCATCGCCGGATTGCTCGCCCTCGCGGCGCTCCTCCTCATGCGCAACATCATCATCCCCACACCCGCGAGCCGTCGTATCGTGCCAACGGCCCGCACCGCGACGCCGACGACCGGCGAGTCCCCTGCATGA